A genomic segment from Propionibacteriaceae bacterium ZF39 encodes:
- the ltrA gene encoding group II intron reverse transcriptase/maturase: MAVVLESPVRAELRVLGIQTKFHRWAVADSSRRFDDLFNLVADPAFLATAWERVRGNKGARSAGIDGATAREIERSVRGVDGFLANLRDDLRNRTFEPLPVRERMIPKSGGKLRRLGIPTVRDRVVQASLKLVLEPILEADFQPCSYGFRPKRRAQDAIEEIRLFARTGYEWVFEGDIAACFDEIDHPALMDRLRRRIGDKRVLALVKAFLKAGLLDENGVNRETHTGTPQGGILSPLLANLALGVLDEHFATKAGLLRNATARYRHRLRGGATYRLVRYADDFVVLVFGNQQHAHALWDEIADVLAEVGLRLAPEKTQVVHIDEGFDFLGFRIRRHYQRGSNRRHVYTYPSQKSMASIRRKVNAVTDQITSSTVSEVFGRLSSITRGWALYFRHGASSAAYHDLQHHLWWSIWRWLRKRHPRRSAKWLRKRYFTIHRWWPSAEDGVSPWKPTTMTIIRYRYRGTAIPTPWAPCTNAHPTQLVESRMR; encoded by the coding sequence ATGGCCGTCGTGCTGGAAAGCCCGGTGAGGGCGGAACTGCGGGTACTGGGGATTCAGACCAAGTTCCACCGTTGGGCGGTGGCTGACTCAAGCCGCCGGTTCGATGATCTGTTCAACCTTGTGGCGGATCCGGCTTTCCTCGCTACGGCGTGGGAACGGGTCCGGGGTAACAAGGGTGCCCGCAGTGCTGGGATTGATGGCGCAACAGCTCGTGAAATTGAACGCTCCGTTCGCGGAGTGGACGGTTTCCTGGCCAATCTGCGCGACGATCTACGGAACCGCACGTTCGAACCGCTCCCGGTGCGGGAGCGGATGATTCCCAAGTCCGGAGGAAAGCTCCGCCGGTTGGGAATCCCGACCGTGCGGGACCGAGTGGTGCAGGCATCTTTGAAGCTGGTGTTGGAACCAATCTTGGAGGCCGACTTCCAGCCGTGCAGCTATGGGTTCCGTCCCAAACGCCGAGCCCAGGACGCGATCGAAGAGATCCGCCTGTTCGCCCGCACCGGCTATGAGTGGGTGTTCGAGGGCGACATTGCAGCTTGTTTCGACGAAATCGACCACCCGGCCCTGATGGACCGGCTGCGACGACGAATCGGGGACAAGCGTGTCCTGGCGCTGGTGAAGGCGTTCTTGAAGGCGGGCCTGCTGGACGAAAACGGGGTCAACCGAGAGACCCACACCGGCACCCCCCAGGGCGGCATTCTTTCGCCGCTGCTGGCCAATCTCGCCCTAGGAGTGCTGGATGAGCACTTCGCAACCAAGGCAGGACTGCTGCGCAATGCTACGGCCCGATATCGACATCGGCTTCGTGGAGGCGCGACCTACCGGCTGGTCCGGTATGCCGACGACTTCGTGGTGTTGGTCTTCGGTAACCAACAGCATGCGCATGCCTTGTGGGACGAGATCGCCGACGTCCTGGCCGAGGTCGGTCTCCGGCTCGCGCCGGAGAAGACCCAGGTCGTCCATATTGACGAGGGCTTCGACTTCTTGGGGTTCCGCATCCGGCGGCACTACCAGAGGGGAAGCAATAGGCGACACGTCTATACATATCCGTCGCAGAAGTCGATGGCTTCGATCAGACGGAAAGTCAACGCCGTCACCGACCAGATCACCAGTAGCACCGTGAGCGAGGTTTTCGGCCGCCTCAGCAGTATCACTCGCGGGTGGGCCCTCTACTTCCGGCATGGGGCGTCCAGCGCGGCCTACCACGATCTCCAACACCACCTGTGGTGGAGCATCTGGCGATGGCTACGCAAACGACACCCCCGTCGCTCTGCGAAGTGGCTCCGAAAGCGCTATTTCACCATCCATCGATGGTGGCCGAGCGCTGAGGACGGCGTGAGTCCATGGAAACCCACCACGATGACGATCATTCGTTATCGCTATCGGGGAACCGCGATACCCACGCCTTGGGCCCCATGCACGAACGCACACCCCACGCAACTCGTGGAGAGCCGGATGCGGTGA